One region of Oceanipulchritudo coccoides genomic DNA includes:
- a CDS encoding 2-oxoacid:ferredoxin oxidoreductase subunit beta: MTTTPEEPLKKKDFVTANDVRWCPGCGDYAILNALQRTFPELGVPRENFAVISGIGCSSRFPYYMETYGFHTIHGRGPAVATGVKVANPDLSVWLITGDGDGLSIGGNHLLHILRRNLNVNIILFNNRIYGLTKGQYSPTSPVGTRTKSTPMGSVDNPINPLLFALGAEATFIARTYDTNVKHMVEIFKAAHAHQGVSFIEILQNCVIFNDKTWDSVYSKQTREEELMFLQEGQPLLCGKDRNHGIRLNGLTPEKVIVGAGGADMSEILVHQSDHPSPLYTQMLAQMTHPDYPTPMGILRKVERPTYDAAVAGQIEEAQSRLGHGSIESLLYTDDCWEVSEKEVEEAKH, encoded by the coding sequence ATGACAACCACACCCGAAGAACCGCTTAAGAAAAAAGATTTTGTCACCGCGAATGATGTACGCTGGTGCCCGGGATGCGGCGACTACGCCATCCTCAACGCCCTGCAACGCACCTTTCCCGAGCTTGGTGTGCCCCGTGAAAACTTTGCCGTGATCAGCGGGATCGGGTGCTCCAGCCGTTTCCCTTATTATATGGAAACCTACGGCTTCCACACCATCCACGGACGCGGACCCGCTGTGGCCACCGGGGTCAAGGTCGCCAATCCGGACCTGAGCGTCTGGCTCATCACCGGTGACGGTGACGGGCTGAGTATTGGCGGCAATCACCTCCTGCACATCCTGCGGCGCAACCTGAACGTCAACATCATCCTCTTCAACAATCGCATCTATGGATTGACCAAGGGGCAGTACAGCCCGACTTCACCCGTTGGCACACGCACCAAGAGCACGCCCATGGGATCAGTCGACAACCCGATCAATCCCCTCCTCTTTGCCCTCGGAGCCGAGGCGACTTTCATCGCCCGGACCTATGACACAAACGTCAAGCACATGGTGGAAATCTTCAAGGCCGCCCACGCTCACCAAGGGGTCTCCTTCATTGAGATCCTTCAGAACTGCGTCATTTTCAATGACAAGACCTGGGACTCCGTCTACAGCAAGCAAACCCGAGAGGAAGAGCTGATGTTCCTGCAGGAGGGTCAGCCACTTCTCTGCGGCAAGGATCGCAACCACGGAATTCGCCTCAATGGACTGACCCCGGAGAAGGTTATCGTGGGCGCTGGTGGGGCCGACATGTCGGAAATCCTCGTCCACCAGTCTGATCATCCAAGCCCTCTCTACACCCAGATGCTGGCCCAGATGACACATCCCGACTACCCGACGCCAATGGGCATCCTGCGCAAAGTTGAGCGTCCGACTTATGATGCCGCTGTCGCGGGCCAGATTGAAGAAGCCCAGTCACGCTTGGGCCATGGCTCGATCGAATCGCTCCTCTACACGGACGACTGCTGGGAAGTGTCCGAGAAAGAAGTGGAAGAAGCCAAGCACTGA
- a CDS encoding 2-oxoacid:acceptor oxidoreductase subunit alpha: MTEKISGFEERQSVVVRFAGDSGDGMQTVGERFTDSSVVVPNAIATFPDFPAEIRAPAGTIPGVSAFQVHFGSREILTPGDEPDALIAMNPAALKVHLDDLTQGGMLVVNTGAFTPENLKMAGYESNPLEDPELAKKYELVPIDITELTKEALKDSALKTRDKLRCKNFFALGFTYWVYGRPLDPTTRFVQDKWGKKLPEVAEANVQVLKAGYFFGETSEIHRNRYMVTKAVVRAGRYRKISGNEALVLGLVAGARQAEKELVYSGYPITPASSILEMVSTYKHFGIKSVQAEDEIAAIGVALGASFAGSIGITGTSGPGMCLKSEFMGLAASVELPLVICNIQRGGPSTGLPTKTEQSDLLQAMFGRHGESPLPIVAAMSPSDCFPVAYEAMRIAITYSTPVIILSDLYVANGAEPWRLPDLSEFSPIEVPTPNTDGPYRPFERNPETLARAQAIPGTKGFEHRLGGLEKNDAGEVSYDPENHEHMTEMRASKIQRIADSYAPLIINGEPEGDVLALAWGGTFGAVTSAVRTLQAEGYKVSSVHLRHLNPLPNDLEATLRQFKKVIIPELNTGQLAMLVRARYLIDAVPLNKMKGRPFKVAEIRDAILNLIPS, encoded by the coding sequence ATGACTGAAAAAATTTCTGGTTTTGAAGAGCGCCAATCGGTGGTGGTGCGGTTCGCGGGTGATTCCGGCGACGGCATGCAAACGGTTGGGGAACGGTTTACCGACAGCAGCGTCGTGGTCCCGAATGCCATTGCCACTTTCCCGGATTTCCCGGCGGAAATCCGCGCACCCGCAGGGACGATCCCAGGCGTGTCCGCCTTTCAGGTGCACTTTGGGAGCCGCGAAATCCTCACCCCCGGTGATGAGCCGGATGCGCTTATCGCGATGAATCCGGCGGCCCTGAAGGTCCATCTGGACGACCTCACACAAGGCGGCATGCTGGTCGTCAATACGGGGGCGTTCACGCCCGAGAACCTGAAAATGGCGGGCTACGAGAGCAACCCGCTTGAGGATCCGGAGCTGGCCAAGAAGTACGAGCTTGTCCCGATTGATATCACCGAACTGACCAAGGAAGCTCTCAAGGACAGCGCCTTGAAGACCCGCGACAAGCTGCGCTGCAAGAATTTCTTCGCCCTTGGATTCACCTACTGGGTGTATGGTCGCCCGCTCGATCCGACAACCAGGTTTGTCCAGGACAAGTGGGGTAAAAAACTTCCCGAGGTCGCGGAAGCAAATGTCCAGGTCCTGAAGGCCGGCTACTTTTTCGGGGAGACCTCGGAGATTCATCGCAACCGCTATATGGTGACCAAGGCAGTTGTCCGCGCGGGCCGCTACCGGAAGATATCGGGCAACGAAGCGCTTGTCCTCGGCTTGGTTGCGGGGGCTCGTCAGGCGGAAAAGGAACTCGTCTACTCGGGTTATCCGATCACCCCTGCCTCCTCCATTTTGGAGATGGTCTCCACCTACAAGCATTTCGGGATCAAGTCGGTCCAGGCGGAGGATGAGATTGCCGCGATCGGGGTGGCCCTTGGAGCGAGCTTTGCCGGATCCATTGGGATCACCGGAACCAGCGGACCCGGGATGTGCCTCAAATCCGAATTCATGGGGCTCGCGGCCTCGGTCGAATTGCCGCTGGTCATCTGCAACATCCAGCGTGGTGGTCCCAGCACTGGCCTGCCGACCAAGACCGAGCAATCAGACCTCTTGCAGGCGATGTTTGGCCGGCACGGGGAAAGCCCTCTCCCAATCGTCGCGGCGATGTCGCCCTCGGACTGTTTCCCGGTCGCCTACGAGGCAATGCGGATTGCCATCACTTACAGCACTCCGGTGATTATCCTGAGTGACCTCTACGTCGCCAACGGCGCTGAGCCATGGCGCCTGCCTGACCTGAGTGAGTTTAGCCCAATTGAAGTCCCCACGCCCAACACTGACGGCCCTTACCGGCCGTTCGAACGAAATCCTGAAACGCTCGCACGCGCCCAGGCAATCCCTGGAACGAAGGGATTCGAACACCGGCTCGGCGGTCTGGAAAAGAACGATGCTGGGGAAGTCAGTTACGATCCGGAAAATCACGAGCACATGACGGAAATGCGAGCCAGCAAGATCCAGCGGATCGCTGATTCATACGCGCCCCTCATTATAAACGGCGAACCGGAAGGCGATGTCCTTGCCCTTGCATGGGGCGGGACCTTTGGTGCCGTGACCTCTGCCGTGAGAACGCTGCAAGCGGAAGGCTACAAGGTCAGCAGTGTGCACCTGCGCCACCTGAATCCGCTCCCGAATGATCTCGAGGCAACACTACGACAATTCAAAAAAGTGATCATTCCAGAATTGAATACCGGCCAGCTCGCCATGCTGGTCCGCGCACGCTACCTGATCGATGCCGTGCCGCTGAACAAAATGAAGGGCCGCCCCTTCAAGGTCGCGGAAATCCGCGATGCCATCCTTAACCTCATCCCCTCCTGA
- the leuB gene encoding 3-isopropylmalate dehydrogenase: MKSLKFAVLPGDGIGPEVMEVALEVLQKAIDGSGYTLETTNAAVGGAAIDEHGEALPPSTVKVCEDNEAILFGSVGGPKWESLPPAEQPERAALLPLRKHFQLFANIRPGLLYPDLVAASPLKTERIPEGIDIVCIRELTGGIYFGQPKARRELPDGDIEALDTMIYKRSEIERIAEVAAQTALKRDKRVCSVDKANVLTTSVLWREVVTAFFAKNYPEIELSHMYVDNAAMQLAREPNQFDVLFTENMFGDILSDEMGIVCGSLGMLCSASLGLEMNSLGHPFGLYEPAGGTAPDIAGLGVANPCAQILSGAMMLRFSFGLDEVASRIENAVRQTVESGIRTGDIAFGLEAVNTRQMADAILTHL; encoded by the coding sequence ATGAAATCCTTGAAATTTGCAGTCCTCCCCGGTGATGGAATCGGCCCTGAAGTCATGGAAGTGGCTCTCGAAGTCCTCCAAAAGGCGATCGATGGCTCAGGCTACACCTTGGAAACAACGAATGCCGCCGTCGGCGGGGCGGCTATCGATGAACATGGAGAGGCCCTTCCTCCTTCAACGGTCAAGGTCTGCGAGGATAACGAGGCGATTTTATTTGGCAGTGTAGGCGGCCCCAAATGGGAATCCCTTCCACCTGCCGAACAGCCTGAGCGAGCCGCACTCCTGCCACTTCGCAAGCACTTCCAGTTGTTCGCGAACATCCGCCCTGGACTCCTCTACCCGGATTTGGTCGCCGCCTCCCCTCTCAAGACCGAGCGCATTCCTGAAGGGATCGATATTGTCTGTATCCGGGAATTGACCGGAGGTATTTATTTTGGCCAGCCAAAGGCGCGCCGCGAACTGCCTGATGGTGACATCGAGGCGCTGGATACGATGATTTACAAGCGCAGCGAAATTGAGCGAATTGCTGAAGTCGCAGCCCAGACCGCCCTGAAACGGGATAAGCGAGTCTGCTCAGTCGACAAGGCCAATGTCCTCACCACTTCTGTTCTCTGGCGTGAAGTAGTGACAGCCTTTTTCGCCAAAAACTACCCGGAAATCGAGCTCAGCCACATGTATGTCGATAATGCCGCCATGCAACTGGCCCGAGAGCCCAACCAGTTTGATGTCCTCTTTACCGAAAACATGTTTGGGGACATCCTCAGCGACGAGATGGGAATTGTCTGCGGAAGTCTCGGTATGCTTTGTTCCGCAAGCCTCGGACTGGAAATGAACTCCCTCGGTCATCCTTTCGGACTCTATGAGCCGGCCGGCGGGACGGCTCCCGACATTGCCGGACTTGGCGTGGCCAATCCCTGCGCGCAAATCCTGAGCGGTGCGATGATGCTCCGCTTCAGCTTCGGGCTGGACGAGGTGGCCTCGCGGATTGAGAATGCTGTCCGCCAAACTGTTGAATCAGGCATCCGCACCGGTGACATCGCCTTTGGTCTCGAAGCCGTCAACACGCGCCAAATGGCCGATGCCATTCTGACCCACTTATAA
- a CDS encoding MBL fold metallo-hydrolase yields MQLTDLNAHGGIGANCLLLQFEGLNIIIDAGIHPKKIGREALPRFEKLYGLHIDLIFVTHCHLDHLGALPVIAKDHPNTPIIMSHDTAQFYRRMLQNSCNVMDRQRAELGIADYPLYSYGDISACSRQVIGLTPGQARHFEADSGDRISFTLHPSGHIPGAMGILFEYRHQRIFHSGDVLFEKTILLDGAEFPQGDMDTVILETTRGSTERAASRESEIERLLRCIMDTVSHGGSILIPVFALGRMQELLAVFHHARSTGKLKELPIYISGLGIDLLNQFDRISRKSPHVRIRRKILRELNACKMPDKHRPGKDRPGIYLLSSGMMVENTPSYKAASTLLESHQNTIAFVGYCDPDTPGGKILKLHQGDKFLFKSLGKAVAAMARIEKFDLSSHADREELLEFAKARNPRCVVLHHGDPDSRDWFKSRLTEWDPKCQILDPVPLKAVTV; encoded by the coding sequence GTGCAACTGACTGACCTGAACGCTCACGGCGGGATTGGCGCGAATTGTCTCCTGCTTCAATTTGAAGGACTCAACATCATCATCGATGCCGGAATCCATCCAAAGAAAATTGGCCGTGAGGCCCTCCCCCGGTTCGAAAAGCTTTATGGGCTGCATATTGACCTGATATTCGTCACCCATTGCCATCTTGACCATCTGGGGGCCTTGCCAGTCATCGCCAAGGACCATCCAAACACGCCGATCATCATGAGCCATGATACCGCCCAATTCTATCGGCGCATGCTACAGAATTCCTGCAATGTCATGGATCGACAGCGGGCCGAGCTCGGGATTGCGGATTATCCTCTCTATTCCTACGGGGACATCTCAGCCTGTTCACGCCAGGTGATCGGGCTCACACCGGGTCAGGCACGACACTTTGAAGCAGACTCCGGAGACCGGATTTCCTTCACTCTCCATCCATCCGGACACATCCCGGGCGCGATGGGAATCCTCTTTGAATACCGCCATCAGAGGATTTTCCACAGCGGGGATGTCCTCTTTGAGAAAACGATCCTTCTGGACGGTGCGGAATTCCCCCAAGGCGACATGGATACGGTGATCCTTGAGACGACACGGGGATCCACCGAGCGCGCCGCCAGCCGTGAAAGTGAGATTGAGCGCTTGCTTCGCTGCATCATGGATACCGTCTCGCATGGCGGATCCATTCTCATTCCGGTCTTTGCCCTGGGGAGAATGCAGGAACTCCTCGCTGTCTTCCATCATGCGCGATCAACCGGTAAATTAAAAGAACTCCCGATTTATATAAGCGGTCTTGGAATCGACTTGCTGAACCAGTTTGACCGGATTTCACGCAAGAGTCCCCATGTGCGCATCCGGCGCAAAATCCTCCGGGAATTGAATGCCTGCAAGATGCCCGACAAGCATCGCCCGGGTAAGGATCGACCCGGAATTTACTTGCTCAGCAGCGGCATGATGGTGGAAAACACGCCTTCCTACAAGGCGGCTTCCACTCTTCTTGAGTCACACCAGAATACCATCGCCTTCGTCGGTTATTGTGATCCCGATACGCCGGGCGGGAAGATCCTTAAATTGCACCAAGGTGACAAATTCCTTTTCAAGAGCTTGGGCAAAGCCGTCGCGGCAATGGCGAGGATTGAGAAGTTTGATCTGAGCTCCCACGCTGACCGGGAGGAATTACTTGAATTTGCCAAGGCAAGGAATCCCCGATGCGTCGTCCTTCACCACGGTGATCCCGACTCGCGGGATTGGTTCAAGAGCCGACTGACTGAATGGGACCCAAAATGCCAGATCCTGGATCCTGTCCCCTTGAAAGCCGTAACGGTTTGA
- a CDS encoding ApaG domain: MDEQGARSKPSPEGLFVTLDDLKYSYNPIHAPADKPHLFAYHLTIHNHAETSVTILARKWILEYEDGKMDVFEGDKVIGRTPELTPGQSFSYTSFHLVPGNAHARGAFHGVDAEGALFSVVIPEFKMTIPGDAACN, translated from the coding sequence ATGGATGAGCAAGGCGCCAGATCCAAACCAAGTCCAGAGGGCCTTTTTGTGACTCTGGATGATTTGAAATACAGCTACAATCCGATCCATGCCCCGGCGGATAAGCCACATCTCTTTGCTTACCACCTGACCATACACAACCATGCGGAAACCAGCGTGACTATCCTGGCCCGCAAATGGATTCTCGAATATGAAGATGGGAAGATGGATGTATTCGAGGGGGACAAGGTGATTGGCCGGACTCCTGAGCTGACCCCCGGGCAGTCCTTTTCCTACACCTCCTTTCACTTGGTTCCAGGCAATGCCCACGCAAGAGGAGCCTTCCATGGAGTTGATGCCGAGGGAGCCCTTTTCTCCGTCGTGATACCGGAGTTCAAGATGACTATTCCCGGAGATGCAGCGTGCAACTGA
- a CDS encoding sigma-70 family RNA polymerase sigma factor, whose product MKLIDTAPEIEEIQVGRSASAVTPEVDDVRKLPSADRSTIKLYLQEIGKTPLLKPSEEVELAALIQKGDHKAREKMITANLRLVVKIAHDYSNFGLPLLDLISEGNIGLIKAVERFDPAKGGKLSTYAAWWIKQSIKRALANQSKTIRLPVHLVDKIARMRRIATELEEALDRPPTDEEIAYEMEMSVNKVAHLKSVSVRPASLDAPIGDNDGTEFGDLIGDENSINPLDNLQSKNVVNDLNQLIDELDPREAEIVRLRFGLGGDKPKTLEEVGEMFEITRERVRQLQNMALTRMRKALIANERQRSTEEIEEEILEKKRMEVLQEFYQENIAS is encoded by the coding sequence ATGAAACTCATAGACACCGCACCCGAGATCGAAGAAATACAGGTAGGCCGCAGTGCTTCCGCCGTCACCCCAGAGGTTGACGATGTCCGCAAGCTTCCGAGTGCGGATAGAAGCACCATCAAGCTATACCTTCAGGAAATCGGGAAAACCCCGCTCTTGAAGCCCTCGGAAGAGGTTGAGTTGGCGGCCTTGATCCAAAAAGGTGACCACAAGGCTCGCGAGAAGATGATCACGGCAAACCTGCGCCTTGTCGTTAAAATAGCGCATGACTATTCCAATTTCGGACTTCCGCTGCTCGATCTGATCAGCGAAGGAAACATCGGCCTGATCAAGGCGGTTGAGCGATTTGACCCTGCCAAAGGCGGGAAATTATCGACCTATGCAGCCTGGTGGATCAAGCAATCCATCAAGCGCGCCTTGGCCAATCAAAGCAAAACGATCCGCCTTCCCGTCCACCTTGTGGACAAAATTGCCCGGATGCGCCGTATTGCCACCGAGCTGGAGGAAGCCCTTGACCGCCCACCCACAGACGAGGAAATCGCCTACGAAATGGAAATGTCGGTGAACAAGGTCGCCCATTTGAAATCCGTGAGCGTGCGTCCGGCAAGTTTGGATGCGCCTATCGGGGACAATGATGGGACCGAATTTGGTGATCTTATTGGAGATGAGAATTCGATCAATCCACTGGACAACCTCCAGAGCAAGAATGTCGTCAACGACCTGAACCAGCTCATTGACGAATTAGACCCACGGGAAGCGGAGATTGTCCGCCTGCGCTTCGGCCTCGGCGGGGACAAGCCAAAGACTTTGGAAGAAGTCGGCGAAATGTTCGAAATCACCCGCGAGCGCGTGCGCCAGCTGCAAAACATGGCCTTGACGCGGATGCGGAAGGCATTGATCGCCAACGAGCGCCAGCGGAGCACCGAGGAGATCGAGGAAGAGATCCTCGAGAAAAAGCGGATGGAAGTCCTCCAGGAATTCTACCAGGAAAACATCGCCAGTTAA
- the priA gene encoding replication restart helicase PriA produces MRGREETVTVVPLRGLGRGLAYCIPEGMEDRIGVGSLVRMPLGNRTEHGIVVRMGDDGEFERGRMKQLFGLEQAFPVVREDGIRLANWMAGYYSCGMEQVLEVMIPGAVRRGMQQKQERFVTLAEKLDGEILAQLERRAPKQHAVVEFMRGQVARDSWPRGLIIKRLKVSPTVIDGLVEKGLLVERREASERVAYADGISEGEHVVTTGFELTGEQAAAASSIRESLKEGGFHVHLLHGITGSGKTEVYMRIMKDVLAAGGGIIFLVPEVALTPQTVGRLRARFEAVGGDKVVVWHSHLSDGERYDAWRALATGEAKVVVGARSAVFAPVENLQLIVVDEEHEPAYKQEEVPRYNGRDVAVYRAMINKALCVLGSATPSLETLHNVDIQKYKLDRLDKRVDDRQLPLMHVVDMRREKGGKVFSQLLADKLQDRLEKKEQAILFLNRRGYDASLHCPDCGFVAVCDFCDITMTHHFYDRRMRCHMCGSETSVPSTCPKCRSPKIRYKGSGTQKVETIAKKILPHANIVRIDADTMRRRHAFREQLTAFRQGKIDVLVGTQMIAKGLDFPNVTLVGLLDADISMHLPDFRASERTFQLLVQVSGRAGRGDRAGEVVVQTYMPASPPIQFGRQQDFDGFTKEELDHRKEFGYPPYRHLIHHLIRGQNQEKVEFYAKQWVQQVGKGLQKRGVEIRGPAPCPVERIQNMFRYQIWYFTPNVGRIMPFLNEQRRAFKWDPELIEIIDVDAQHLI; encoded by the coding sequence ATGCGAGGAAGAGAGGAGACGGTAACGGTCGTACCGCTGCGCGGGTTGGGGCGCGGACTGGCTTATTGCATACCGGAGGGGATGGAGGACCGGATTGGTGTGGGGAGCCTTGTCCGGATGCCGCTGGGGAACCGGACTGAGCACGGGATAGTGGTACGGATGGGGGATGATGGTGAATTTGAGCGTGGCCGGATGAAGCAGTTATTTGGGCTGGAGCAGGCCTTTCCGGTGGTGCGGGAGGATGGCATCCGGCTGGCGAACTGGATGGCCGGGTATTACAGCTGCGGGATGGAACAGGTGCTGGAAGTGATGATTCCGGGGGCTGTTCGCCGGGGGATGCAGCAGAAGCAGGAGCGCTTTGTAACACTCGCGGAGAAACTCGATGGAGAAATCCTGGCACAGCTTGAGCGTCGTGCTCCCAAGCAGCACGCGGTGGTTGAGTTCATGCGAGGGCAGGTAGCCCGCGACAGCTGGCCCCGCGGGCTTATAATCAAGCGATTGAAGGTGTCGCCGACTGTAATCGACGGGCTGGTGGAGAAAGGCCTGTTGGTGGAGCGCCGGGAAGCATCCGAGCGGGTGGCCTACGCGGATGGGATCAGCGAAGGGGAGCATGTGGTGACAACCGGGTTTGAGCTGACGGGCGAGCAGGCAGCGGCGGCCTCAAGTATTCGCGAGAGCCTGAAGGAAGGCGGATTCCACGTACACTTGCTCCACGGGATAACAGGTTCCGGAAAGACGGAAGTCTACATGCGGATCATGAAGGACGTCCTCGCGGCCGGGGGAGGGATTATTTTCCTCGTCCCGGAAGTGGCCTTGACGCCTCAAACCGTGGGACGACTCCGGGCACGCTTTGAAGCGGTTGGGGGTGACAAAGTCGTGGTCTGGCACAGCCACTTGTCGGACGGCGAGCGTTATGATGCCTGGCGCGCCTTGGCCACGGGCGAAGCGAAGGTCGTCGTCGGAGCTCGCTCAGCGGTCTTTGCGCCTGTGGAAAACCTGCAATTGATTGTTGTCGATGAGGAGCATGAGCCTGCCTACAAGCAGGAGGAAGTGCCCCGCTACAACGGAAGGGATGTGGCGGTTTACCGGGCCATGATCAACAAGGCCCTGTGCGTTCTTGGGAGTGCCACGCCCTCTCTGGAGACCCTCCATAACGTGGACATCCAGAAATACAAACTGGACCGCCTGGACAAACGGGTGGACGACCGGCAACTTCCCTTGATGCATGTGGTGGACATGCGCCGGGAGAAGGGTGGCAAGGTTTTTTCGCAGTTGCTCGCTGACAAACTGCAGGACCGGTTGGAAAAGAAGGAACAGGCAATTCTTTTCCTCAATCGACGTGGCTACGACGCTTCCCTCCACTGCCCGGATTGCGGCTTTGTCGCGGTATGCGATTTCTGCGACATCACGATGACCCATCACTTCTACGATCGGCGCATGCGGTGTCACATGTGCGGATCGGAAACCTCCGTGCCGTCAACGTGTCCGAAGTGTCGGTCACCAAAAATCCGCTACAAGGGTTCCGGCACACAGAAGGTGGAGACGATTGCCAAAAAGATTCTCCCACACGCGAACATTGTACGCATTGATGCGGACACAATGCGCCGACGCCATGCCTTCCGGGAGCAGCTGACGGCCTTCCGGCAGGGAAAGATCGACGTTCTTGTCGGGACGCAGATGATCGCAAAGGGACTGGATTTTCCGAATGTGACCCTTGTTGGCCTTTTGGATGCCGACATCTCGATGCACCTTCCCGACTTTCGTGCCTCGGAGCGGACCTTCCAGTTGTTGGTGCAGGTATCCGGACGGGCTGGACGTGGCGACCGTGCCGGGGAAGTGGTCGTGCAAACTTATATGCCCGCATCCCCGCCAATCCAGTTTGGCCGTCAGCAGGATTTTGACGGATTTACCAAGGAGGAATTGGATCACCGGAAGGAATTTGGTTATCCGCCATACCGCCATTTGATTCACCATCTCATCCGCGGACAGAATCAGGAGAAAGTTGAGTTCTATGCAAAGCAATGGGTCCAGCAGGTCGGGAAGGGGCTCCAGAAGAGGGGAGTCGAGATCCGGGGTCCAGCACCTTGCCCGGTGGAGCGGATTCAGAACATGTTCCGTTACCAGATCTGGTACTTCACGCCCAACGTTGGCCGTATAATGCCCTTTTTGAATGAACAACGCCGTGCCTTCAAGTGGGACCCCGAGCTGATCGAGATCATCGATGTCGATGCGCAGCACCTGATTTAG
- the purH gene encoding bifunctional phosphoribosylaminoimidazolecarboxamide formyltransferase/IMP cyclohydrolase: MTKTALISVSDKTGIVPFAKELVTRHGFRILSTGGTAKAIAEAGIEVIEVGDYTGFPEMMEGRVKTLHPKIHGGLLCLREKSEHMEQAAAHDIEMIDMVVVNLYPFEETVAKDGVTREEAIEQIDIGGPSMLRSAAKNHASVTVITDPADYSRVLAVLDEPGELAALRRELAIKVYARTSEYDGAITKFLSQAGTDEPDLSAISGLPDTFSIEAEKASSLRYGENPHQQAALYGRFFEVFEQLQGKELSFNNIIDISAATYLIGEFESPTVAILKHTNPCGVASADSLVEAWDQAFATDRQAPFGGIIVVNQTVDGELAQRIREIFCEVIIAPHFSDDALEQFGKRKNLRLMINREGVRTDSLQDIRSAIGGFLVQDRDQKRLRPAECKVVTERQPTEAEWAAMLFGWKVVKHVKSNAIVYAAAERTLGIGAGQMSRVDSSRIAVWKAGEAKLPLAGSIIASDAFFPFADGLEAAADAGATAAIQPGGSVRDEEVIAAANKRGMAMVFTGIRHFRH, encoded by the coding sequence GTGACGAAAACAGCCCTCATCAGCGTCAGCGACAAAACTGGAATAGTTCCTTTTGCAAAGGAGCTTGTAACGCGCCACGGCTTCCGGATTCTCTCCACTGGAGGAACGGCCAAGGCCATTGCCGAAGCCGGAATCGAGGTGATTGAAGTAGGCGACTACACCGGCTTCCCCGAAATGATGGAGGGCCGCGTGAAGACGCTTCACCCGAAGATCCACGGCGGGCTTCTCTGCCTGCGGGAGAAATCGGAGCACATGGAGCAGGCGGCGGCACATGATATTGAAATGATCGATATGGTGGTCGTGAATCTGTATCCCTTTGAGGAGACCGTGGCTAAAGACGGAGTCACTCGGGAGGAGGCCATCGAGCAGATCGATATTGGCGGTCCCTCGATGTTGCGGAGTGCGGCCAAGAACCATGCCTCTGTCACTGTTATCACCGATCCGGCGGACTACAGTCGTGTGCTGGCAGTCCTCGATGAGCCCGGTGAATTGGCAGCCCTGCGCCGCGAGTTGGCTATCAAAGTCTATGCGCGGACAAGTGAATATGATGGGGCCATCACAAAATTCCTGAGTCAGGCCGGGACAGACGAACCCGACTTGTCAGCCATTTCCGGACTTCCTGACACATTTTCAATCGAGGCCGAAAAGGCGTCTTCCCTGCGCTATGGGGAAAACCCACACCAGCAGGCAGCGTTGTACGGGCGGTTTTTTGAGGTCTTCGAGCAGCTCCAAGGGAAGGAACTCAGCTTCAACAATATCATCGATATTTCCGCCGCGACCTACCTCATTGGTGAATTTGAGAGCCCGACCGTTGCGATTCTGAAGCACACGAACCCGTGTGGGGTGGCCAGCGCCGACTCGCTTGTCGAGGCTTGGGATCAGGCCTTTGCCACAGACCGACAGGCTCCCTTCGGGGGAATCATTGTCGTCAACCAGACCGTTGACGGTGAGCTCGCCCAGAGAATCCGGGAAATTTTCTGTGAAGTCATTATCGCGCCACATTTTTCAGACGATGCGCTCGAGCAATTCGGTAAGCGCAAGAACCTGCGCTTGATGATCAACCGCGAGGGGGTTCGAACCGATTCATTACAGGACATCCGTTCAGCAATCGGAGGCTTCCTCGTCCAGGACCGTGACCAGAAACGTTTGCGCCCCGCTGAGTGCAAGGTGGTCACGGAGCGCCAGCCAACCGAGGCGGAGTGGGCGGCCATGTTGTTTGGCTGGAAAGTCGTGAAGCACGTGAAGTCCAATGCGATCGTCTATGCCGCTGCTGAGCGGACCCTCGGTATTGGGGCAGGTCAGATGTCCCGCGTCGACAGTTCACGGATTGCGGTATGGAAAGCTGGGGAAGCTAAGCTTCCGCTTGCCGGGTCAATTATTGCTTCGGATGCCTTTTTCCCCTTCGCCGACGGGCTCGAGGCAGCCGCTGACGCTGGCGCTACTGCCGCCATCCAGCCGGGTGGCTCAGTTCGAGATGAGGAAGTGATTGCCGCGGCAAACAAGCGCGGCATGGCAATGGTCTTTACCGGAATCCGGCACTTCCGCCATTAA